A DNA window from Vigna angularis cultivar LongXiaoDou No.4 chromosome 1, ASM1680809v1, whole genome shotgun sequence contains the following coding sequences:
- the LOC108319547 gene encoding beta-galactosidase 3, with protein METTSFSILLFFFLFASSTFSSHATVSYDRKAILINGQRRILFSGSIHYPRSTPDMWEDLIFKAKEGGLDVVETYVFWNVHEPSPGNYNFEGRYDLVRFVKTIQKAGLYAHLRIGPYVCAEWNFGGFPVWLKYVPGISFRTDNEPFKRAMQGFTEKIVGMMKSEQLFESQGGPIILSQIENEYGAQSKLQGAAGQNYVNWAAKMAVEMGTGIPWVMCKEDDAPDPVINTCNGFYCDKFTPNRPYKPLIWTEAWSGWFTEFGGPIHKRPVQDLAFAAARFIIRGGSFVNYYMYHGGTNFGRTAGGPFIATSYDYDAPLDEYGLIRQPKYGHLKELHRAIKMCERALVSTDPIVTSLGESQQAHVYTTETGECAAFLSNYDSKSSVRVMFNNMHYNLPPWSVSILPDCRNVVFNTAKVGVQTSQMQMLPTNTQMFSWESFDEDIYSVEDSSAISAPGLLEQINVTKDESDYLWYITSVDIGPSESFLRGGEQPTLLVQSTGHAVHVFINGQLSGSAFGTREYRRFTYTGKVNLRPGTNRIALLSVAIGLPNVGEHFESWSTGILGPVALHGLDQGKWILSGQKWTYQVGLKGESMDLASPNGISTVTWMQSAIVVQKNQPLTWHRTSFDAPEGDEPLALDMEGMGKGQIWINGQSIGRYWTAFATGNCNECNYAGSFRPPKCQLGCGQPTQRWYHVPRSWLKPTQNLLVIFEELGGDPSKISLVKRSVSSVCADVSEYHPNIKNWHIESYGKSEEFRPPKVHLHCSPGQTISSIKFASFGTPLGTCGSYVQGPCHSPASYAILEKRCVGKSRCTITVSNSNFGQDPCPNVMKRLSVEAVCAPSATNWRG; from the exons ATGGAAACCACCTCGTTTTCCATCTTACTGTTCTTCTTTCTCTTCGCCTCTTCCACTTTCTCTTCTCACGCCACTGTCTCCTACGACAGAAAGGCTATTCTCATTAATGGGCAAAGGAGAATCCTCTTCTCCGGCTCCATACATTACCCCAGAAGCACCCCTGAT ATGTGGGAAGATCTGATTTTTAAGGCCAAAGAGGGAGGGCTTGATGTGGTTGAAACCTACGTCTTCTGGAATGTTCATGAACCTTCTCCTGGCAAT TACAATTTCGAAGGGAGGTATGATCTGGTGAGATTCGTGAAGACTATACAAAAAGCAGGGCTTTACGCTCATCTCCGCATTGGACCTTATGTCTGTGCAGAATGGAATTTCGG GGGATTTCCTGTTTGGCTTAAGTATGTTCCGGGGATAAGCTTTAGAACAGACAATGAACCTTTCAAg AGGGCGATGCAAGGATTCACTGAGAAGATCGTGGGAATGATGAAGAGTGAGCAGCTATTTGAGTCTCAGGGTGGCCCCATTATACTCTCTCAG ATTGAGAATGAGTACGGTGCACAGAGTAAGTTGCAAGGGGCTGCTGGTCAAAACTATGTGAATTGGGCAGCCAAAATGGCTGTGGAGATGGGAACCGGAATTCCTTGGGTGATGTGTAAGGAAGATGATGCGCCAGATCCAGTG ATAAACACGTGTAATGGCTTCTATTGTGATAAGTTTACTCCAAACAGACCTTATAAGCCTCTGATTTGGACAGAGGCATGGAGTGGCTG GTTTACAGAATTTGGAGGTCCAATCCACAAAAGGCCTGTCCAGGATTTGGCATTTGCAGCTGCTCGATTTATAATAAGAGGAGGGTCCTTTGTAAACTACTACATG TATCATGGAGGAACCAATTTTGGACGAACAGCTGGAGGCCCTTTCATCGCTACCAGCTATGACTATGATGCTCCACTGGACGAATATG GCTTGATTAGACAACCAAAATATGGTCATCTAAAGGAGCTTCATAGGGCCATCAAGATGTGTGAGCGAGCTTTGGTTTCGACTGACCCCATTGTTACTTCATTAGGGGAATCCCAACAG GCACATGTATACACTACGGAAACTGGAGAGTGTGCTGCTTTTCTCTCAAACTATGATTCAAAATCCTCGGTTAGAGTGATGTTCAATAATATGCACTATAACTTGCCTCCTTGGTCCGTCAGCATCCTCCCAGATTGTAGAAATGTTGTCTTCAATACGGCAAAA GTTGGAGTGCAAACATCTCAGATGCAAATGTTGCCGACAAATACTCAAATGTTCTCATGGGAAAGTTTTGATGAAGATATTTATTCTGTAGAAGACAGCTCGGCAATCTCTGCTCCAGGTCTCCTGGAACAGATAAATGTAACAAAGGATGAAAGTGATTATCTTTGGTATATAACTAG CGTTGATATTGGTCCATCTGAATCCTTTCTACGTGGAGGTGAGCAACCCACTCTCCTTGTTCAATCTACAGGCCATGCTGTGCATGTTTTTATCAATGGTCAACTTTCTG GTTCTGCCTTTGGAACGAGGGAATATAGAAGATTCACATACACAGGCAAGGTAAACCTTCGTCCTGGAACAAACAGAATAGCTCTGCTCAGTGTTGCCATTGGACTTCCC AATGTAGGAGAACATTTTGAGTCATGGAGCACCGGAATCCTAGGTCCAGTTGCACTCCATGGACTTGACCAGGGAAAATGGATCTTGTCAGGGCAGAAATGGACTTATCAG GTTGGGTTGAAAGGAGAGTCCATGGATCTTGCTTCTCCAAATGGTATCTCTACTGTTACGTGGATGCAGTCAGCAATAGTTGTACAAAAAAATCAGCCATTGACATGGCACAGg ACTTCTTTTGATGCTCCCGAAGGAGACGAACCATTGGCATTGGACATGGAGGGAATGGGTAAAGGTCAGATATGGATTAATGGCCAGAGTATTGGAAGATACTGGACTGCCTTTGCTACTGGTAATTGCAATGAGTGTAACTATGCTGGTTCATTTAGACCTCCAAAGTGCCAACTTGGTTGTGGCCAACCAACCCAGCGATG GTACCACGTTCCTCGATCTTGGTTGAAGCCAACTCAAAATCTTTTGGTTATTTTCGAGGAACTCGGGGGAGATCCTTCAAAAATCTCGCTAGTGAAGAGATCAGTGAGCAGTGTGTGTGCTGATGTGTCTGAGTACCACCCAAATATTAAAAACTGGCACATCGAGAGCTATGGTAAGTCAGAAGAGTTCCGTCCACCGAAGGTTCACTTGCACTGCAGCCCTGGCCAGACCATCTCTTCCATTAAATTTGCCAGCTTTGGTACTCCTTTGGGTACTTGTGGGAGCTACGTACAAGGACCTTGCCATTCTCCAGCATCCTATGCCATATTGGAGAAG AGATGTGTAGGAAAATCAAGATGCACAATCACTGTGTCAAACAGCAACTTCGGGCAAGACCCATGTCCAAACGTAATGAAACGGTTATCAGTGGAAGCGGTTTGCGCTCCAAGTGCTACAAATTGGAGGGGTTGA